The genomic interval ACAAGCAGACCTTCGTGTTCGGGCGCTACGGCTACGGCACGGCGCTCGCCCTGCTGCTCACGGTCCTGATCGCCACGGCGGCCATCATCCAGCAGCTCACCACCCGCGCCGTCGAGCGGAGGAACGCATGAGGAGCCGCCAACGTGGCCTGCTGGCCCGCGAACTCGGGCTGTGGGTCCTCGCCCTGGTCTGGAGCATCCCCTTCTTCTTCCTGGTCGTGGTGTCGGTCAAGCCCACCGCCGAACTGTTCACCTCGGCCCTCACGCTGCCCAGCCGCATCGACCTGAGCAGCTACACCGGGGCGTGGCAGCGCGGCAACCTGGGGCAGGCCCTCCTGAGCAGCGTCGTCATCACGGGCGGCAGCGTGTTCGGGATCGTGGCGCTGAGCTCGGTCGCGGCCTACACGCTCGCGCGGCGGCAGGGCAGCCTCGCCGTCGTCATGGGCCTGCTCTTCCTGATCGGGATCGTGCTGCCCTCGCAACTGGGCCTGATCCCGATCTACTCGCTGTTCAAGCGGCTGGGCCTGCTGGGCACCTACACCGGGCTGATCTTGCTCAACGTCTCCACCTGGCTGCCGCTGGCGATCTTCCTGTACACCGGCTTCCTGCGCCAGCTCTCGCACGAGTACGAGGAGGCCGCGCAGATCGACGGCGCGAGCGTCTGGTACACCTTCCGGCGGGTGGTCTTTCCGCTGCTGCGCCCGGTGACGGGCACGGTGGTGATCCTCTCGGGCATCCTGATCTGGAACGACTTCTTCAACCCGCTGATCTTCCTGAGCGGCACCGGGAAGTCGCCCCTGCCGGTGGCGGTGTACTCGTTCGTCGGCAACTACGCGACCCAGTGGAACTACGTCTTCGCGGCGGTGGCGATTGCCCTCGTGCCCGCGCTGCTGTTTTTCATCTTCGCGCAGCGGCAACTGATTCAGGGCTTCTCGGGCGGCGTGAAGGGGTAGGGACGTTCCCGGTCCCTGAGCCGATCTCGACACCTCACCACGTTTCGGGCAGGGCTCCACGCCTGCTTCCAGGAGGACGTTGCATGACACAGCCAGCACAGATCAAACGCGGCGTGAGCCTCTACAGCTTTCAAGAAGAGTTCTTCCTGCGGAAGATGACCCTCGAAGATTGCGTCGCCGCCTGCGCGAGGATGGGCGCCTACGGCATCGAGACGCTGGCCGAGCAGATGATGCCGGGCTTCCCCCACCTCGACGACGCCTTCTACGACGGCTGGCACGCGATGATGGCGAAGTACGGCACCGTGCCCGTCTGCCACGACATGTTCCTCGACACGAAGCGGTTCAAGGGCCGCACCCTGACGCTCGACGAGCAGGTGGAGTCGGTCGTGCGGGACCTCAAGCACGCGAGTCGACTGGGCTGCACCGTCATGCGGGTGCTGGTGTTCGTGACGCCCGAGGTGCTGGAACGCTGCGTGCCCTATGCCGAGCAGTACGGCGTGCGGATGGGGCTGGAGGTCCACGCGCCCCTGCACTTCGACCACCCCTGGATTCTGCGGCACCTGGAGAACATGGAGCGCGTCGGCTCGCCCCTGCTGGGCTTCGTGCCGGACATGGGCATCTTCACCGATCACTACCCGCCCGTGATGATCGGCCGCTTCCTGCGGCAGGGGGCGACGCCCGAGATCGCCGAGCACATCCGGCGGGAGTACGACCGCCGCACCCTCGCCGAGTACGTCATCAACGACGTGCGGGAGATGGGCGGCAACCGCGTCGATATTGCGATGGCCGAGGTCCTGCGCCACAACCTGTGGTCGAATCCCCGGCACCTCCTGGAGCACATGGACCGCATCTTCCACGTCCACGCCAAGTTCTACGAGATGGACGAGAACGACCAGGAGACGAGCCTGGGGTACGAGCAGGTCATCCCGATTCTGAGGCAGGGCGGCTTCTCGGGCTACCTCGCCAGCGAGTACGAGGGCAACCGCCACATTCAGGACGCCTTCGAGGTGGACAGCGTGGAGCAGGTGCGCCGCCACCAGCGGATGCTCGCCCGCCTGATCGGCGAGCGGGAGGTGCAGCATGTTTGACCGCTACATCGTCGTGGAGGACACGCTGAGGAACGTGGTGGAGGGCGGCGATGTCGTCGGCGTGCAGTTCGGCGCGCGGCTGCCGTACTACCGGGGGCTGGGGCTGTCCATGATCGAGGCGGTGGACGTGACCCTGGGCGGCGAGCCCGTCCCGGTGGAGGACGTGTCGGTCACGCTGGGTGGCCGGACCTATCCCGTGCGCGAGATGGATCACGAGCCGGAAGCCGTCTGGAACTTCGGCGAGGTGGGCACGGTGACGGTCAGGAAGCCGGGCGGATTGCCAGAAGGCGAACATTCAGTCGGCGTCCTCTTCCGCCTGCGCGTCTCCTACCTGCCCATGATGCTGACCGGCCAGGACCGCAAGACCCTCCCGCTGGTGGGGACGTGACGGGCCCACTCGAAACCGACGTGCTCATCGTCGGCAGCGGTCCGATAGGTGCAACCTTCGCCCGGGTGCTGTCGGAACGTTCCCCGCAGACCCGCGTGCTGCTGATCGACGCCGGGCCGCAGCTCACCGCCCGCCCCGGCCTGCACGTCAAGAATATCCCCGACCCCGCCGAGCGCGAGCGGGCGCAGGTGCGCTCCCAGGGGCCGACCCAGTACAGCTACGGCACCCCGACACCGGCACAGCGGGCCGAGGCGGGGGAGGAGGCGGGCGGGGGGGCCCCCACGCGGCCCGGCCTGCTCGCCCGCCCCGGCACCTTCCTGCTCGGCAGCCCGGAGATGCCCGCCGCCGCCCTGTCCACCAACGTGGGCGGGATGGGGGCACACTGGACCTGCGCCTGCCCCCCGCCCGGAAATACGGAGCGCATCGACTTCATTCCCGAAAAGGAGTGGCAGGCGGCGCTGGACCAGGCCAACCGCATCCTCGGCGTGACACAACAGGCCTACCCCGACACCGACGCGGCTCGGGCGATCCGCCGGGCGCTGATGGACGCCTTCGGGGAGAGGTTGTCCCCCGAGCGGCCCGTCCAGCCCATGCCCCTCGCGGCGCGGATGGAGGGCGGCGAGCGGCGCTGGGCGGGCGTGGACGTGGTGCTGGGTCCGCTGGCGGAGGAAGGGCACGGCGCGAAGTTCACCCTCCGGTCGGAGACCCTCTGCCGCCTCCTCCTCGTGGACGGCGACCGCGTGACGGGCGCGGTCCTCGAACACCTCCCCACGGGAGAGCGGGATGAGGTGCGGGCGCGGGTGGTCGTGGTGGCCGCCGACTCGCTGCGGACCCCGCAACTGCTGTGGGCGTCGGGCATCCGGCCCCCGGCGCTCGGGCACTACCTCAACGACCAGCCGCAGGTGCTCGGCGCGGTGCAACTGAACCCGGCCCTCCTGCCCGAGCATCCGGGACCGGCGGCGGGCGGCGTGTCCTGGGTTCCGTTCCACTCGCCGGGGCACCCCTACCACGGCCAGGTGATGGAGCTGGAGGCCTCCCCCATCCCCATTCCCGTGGAGCACGACACCGGCACACCCGTCGTCGGCCTGGGCTGGTTTTGCGCGAAGGAGGTGCGCCGCGAGGACCACGTGGCCTTCTCAGAGAGCGAGACGGACCACCTGGGTCTCCCCCGCATGACGGTCCACCACACCCTGACCCCCGCCGACGAGGCCGTGATCGAGGGGGCGCGCGCCGAGATCGAACTCGCGACCCGCGCGTTGGGCCGCCCGCTGACGAACGACCGGCCCTTCCTGCTGCCCTCCGGCAGTTCCCTGCACTACCAGGGCACCGTCCGCATGGGCGAGCGCGACGACGGGGAGTCCGTGTGCGACGGCCACTCGCGGGTCTGGGGCTACCGGAACCTCTTCGTCGGGGGCAACGGCGTCATCCCGACCTCGACCGCCTGCAACCCCACGGTCACCAGCGTGGCCCTCGCCGTCCGGGCCTGCGACGGCATCACCGCCCTGCTGGCCGAGCGTTCGGGGGAGCGCGTCGGAGCGGGCTGACCGGCAAGAGGGGTTGCGCCCGCCCTGCTCACGTGTCATATTTGATCAAACATCAAAGATAAGTCAGTATGGTGGGCGGAGCCCCACCGGAGAGGACGATCATGATCCAGTTGCTGTCTCACCTCGCCCACCTGGAAGTCACCACCCCCGACCTCGACGCCTCGGTGCGGTTCTACGAGGAGCAGATGGGGATGCGCGAAGTGGAGCGGGACGGCGATTCCGTGTTCCTGCGCTGCTGGGGCGACTACTACACCTACAGCCTCGTCGTGACGAAGGGCGAGCAGGCCGGCCTCGCCCACATGGCCTGGCGCACGAGCAGCGCAGAGGGATTGCAGGAGGCCGTGCGGCGCATCGAGGCCGCCGGCGTGCAGGGCGAGTGGCGCGAGGCCGGGCACCGCCACGGGCGGGCCTACCGCTTCACTGGCCCCTACGGGCACGTCATGGAGCTGTTCTGGGAGGTCGAGAAGCACCGGGCCGAGGGCCAGCACCAGTCCCAGTACCCCGACCGGCCCTCCCGGCGCACGAACCACGGGGTCGCCCCCCGCTTCCTCGACCACGTGACGGTCGCGGCGAGCGACGTGAAGGGCTTTGCGCGGTGGTACAGCGAGACGCTGGGTTTCCGCATCATGGCGTATACCTCGCTCGACCACGCGCCCGTCACGGTGTTCAGCGTGCTCACGACCAACGAGAAGTCCCACGACCTCGGCGTGGTGCTCGACGGCTCGGGCGTGCCGGGCCGGGTGAACCACATCGCCTTCTGGGTGGACACCCGGGAAGAGCACCTTGTCGCCGCCGACGTGCTGCTGGAGAACGGCACCCCCATCGAGTATGGCCCCTCGATCCACGGCATCGGCGAGCAGACCTACCTGTACTTCCGCGAGCCGAGCGGGCTGCGCGTCGAGCTGAATACGGGCGGCTACCGCAACTACGTGCCCGACTGGGAGCCCTACGACTGGAAGCCCGCGCAGGGGAGCAACAGCCTGTACCGCAACTCCGCCATGCCCATGAGCATGACCGAGAGCTTCCCGCCCGCCCCCGGCCCCAGCGCGACCGAGGAGGGGGCCCTCCCCGGCACCGAGGACGACCTCGCCCGGGAACTCGCCAACCCCTACGGCGCGCACGGTCGCGGCTAAGCCTTCCCCATGCGCGTCATCGATCTGTCCGTCCCCATTCAGCCCTCGCCGCCCGGCGTGCCCGAGTTCCAGCGGGTGAGCATCACCTACAGCGGCAACGCGCAGGGCGGCGCCGAGATCGAGCAGATGTTCGGCGTTCCCCGCGACCTGCTGCGAGGCGGAGAGGGCTGGGCGACCGAGACCTTCACCAACTTCGGCACCCACTCCAGCACTCACGTGGACGCGCCGCTGCACTACAACTCGACCATTCAGGGTGAGCCCGCGCAGAGCATCGACCAACTGCCGCTGGAGTGGTTCTTCGCGCCCGGCGTGGTGCTCGACTTCCGGCACAAGGCGGACGGGGACGCGGTGACGGCCCAGGAAGTGCGGGCGGAACTCTCCCGCGTCGGCCACACGTTGGAGGAACGCGACATCGTGCTCATCCGCACCGGGCGCGACGAGTTCTACGGCCAACCCGACTACTGGCTGCGCGGGCCCGGGGTGAGTGCCGACGCGACCCGCTGGCTCTTCGCGCAGGGCGTCCGGGTGATGGGCATCGACGCCTGGGGCTGGGACGCGCCGCTGGACAAGCAGGCCGCCGCCGCCCGCGAGGGGAACGCCCCCGGCGTCTTCTGGGCCGCCCATCAGGTGGACCTGCCCTACTCGCAGATCGAACGGCTCGCCAACCTCGGCGCGCTGCCCTCCACCGGCTTCCAGGTGGCCTGCTTCCCGCTGCGGCTGGTCGGTGGGAGTGCCGCGCCCGCCCGGGTCGTCGCCATCCTGAACTGAGCTGTTCGACGTCCGGGGCCGCTGGCCGTCCCCCCGGACGCCACGGCCCCTCTCCTTCCCCTGGAGTCCCCATGCGTATCGCCCGAATCTCCCTTTCCACCCCCGACGGACCCCAGGCACGGATCGTCGTCCAGGAGGGCGAGCAGGCCCCCCTGGTGGACGTGCGCCGCCACTACGGCCTGAGTTTGCAGCGCCGGGGCGCCACCCCACAGGCCGCCCTCGACCTCGCCCGCCTGGTCGTGCCGGGCAGCCTCGCCGCCGCCCTGACGCACGGCGACCTCTTCCTCGACGTTCTGCGTGCCGCCGCCCACGACACGGGCGGGGACGCCGTGGCCGGAGAAGGTTCTCTCCTCTCCCCCATCGACCCCGCCACCTTCCGGGACTTCCTCGCCTTCGAGGAGCACATCGTCAACGCGTCGGCCCGCAGCGGCGGCACCGTCGATCCCGTGGTGTACGAACTGCCCATCTCCTACCTCGGGAGTGCGCCCGCCTTCATCGGCCCGGACGCCACCATGCCGTGGCCGACGTACGCGCAGTCGCGGATGGACTACGAACTCGAACTCGGCATCGTGATCGTGCGGGGCGGGCGCAACATCCTTCCCACCCAGGCGGACGCACACATCCTCGGCTTCACGGTCCTGAACGACTTCTCGGCGCGCGACATCCAGCTTCGGGAGATGAGGGGCCGCCTGGGGCCGAGCAAGGGCAAGCACTTCGCCTCCGCCTGCGGCCCGGTGATCGTCACGCCGGACGAACTCGATCCCCACGACCTGCGTATGACCGCTCGGGTGAACGGCGAGGTCTGGTCGCAGGGCAGCACCTCGACCCTGATGTGGACGGTGCAGGAGATGGTCGCGTGGGCCAGCGCGAGTGAGCCTCTGGTGGCGGGGTCCCTGCTCGGCAGCGGCACGGTCGGGCGCGGCTGCGGCATGGAACTCGGGCGGGAAGTGAAGCCCGGCGACGTGGTGGAACTCGACATCGAGGGCATCGGCGTGCTGCGCAACCGCATCGGCCACCCCGACGGGCAGGGCTGGACGCCGACCCGCCGCACACCCCGTCTCACCGAGGTCTGAGCATGTTCGAGTACTTCCCCAAGAACTACGTCTGGAACCTCGCCCTCAACCTGGCGATGGAGATGGGCGCCAGGATCGGCGAACTCGACGAGATGTGCCGCCCCCTGCTGGAGGTCTCCCAGCGCGGCGACGACGAGGGCACACGGATGTTCCTTCAGTCCTGGGAGCACATGGGCGACAAGCTGATCGGTCAGGCGCGGGAGGACGAGGCGAGGGGCCGACTGATCAGCGCCGGGACCAAGCTGGGCCGCGCCGCGGTCTACCTCCTCACCGCCGAGCGGATGCAGGCCCGGGACTACGAGCCGAGGAAGGCGCTCTACGCCAAGTTTCAGGACTGCTTTCAGCGCGGCGTGAGGCTGGCCCACGAGAACTGCGAGCGGGTCGAGATTCCCTACGAGGGGGCTCATCTCGCCGGTCTGTACACGAGGGCGGAGGGCGTCTCGGGTCCCGCTCCCCTCCTCGTGCAGGTCAACGGCCTGGACAGCACGAAGGAGATGCTCTACCGCGTCGGATTGCCACAGCATCTGGCGAAGCGGGGCATCTCTTCTTTGTGCCTCGACCAACCGGGCACCGGGGAAGCCCTGCGCCTGCACGGCCTGACCGCCCGCCACGACTCGGAGGCGTGGGCGAGCAAGGTCGTGGACTACCTGGAGACGCGGGACGACATCGACCCCAAGCGGATCGGGTTGCAGGGCGTGTCGCTGGGCGGCTATTACGCGCCGCGTGCGGTGGCTTTCGAGCCCCGCTTTGCCCTCGGCGCCGTGTGGGGGGCGAACCACAACTGGGGAGAGGTCCAACTCGCCCGCCTGAACCGTGAGGGCGAGCGTCCGGTGCCGCACTACTGGGAGCACGTGCAGTGGGTGTGGGGCGCGGGCAGCATGGACGAGTTCATGGCGCTGATTCCCAAGATCACGCTGGACGGCGTACTGGACCGCATCCGGGTCCCCTTCCTCGTCACGCACGGGGAGCAGGACCGCCAGATTCCGCTGAAGTACGCTCATCAGACCTACGAGCAATTGGTGAACAGCCCCGACAAGGAACTGAAGGTGTTCACCGAGAAGGAAGGCGGAGTGCAACACAGCAGCGTGGACAACAGCGCCTACGGGCTGGACTACATCTCGGATTGGGTGGCCGAGCGCTTGGGCGGGCACGTCACCTGAGAGGAGCGGGGGACATGAGTGAGGTCAGGAAGGTCTTGATCGTGGGCGGGGGCATCGCCGGGCTGGTGCTCGCCTCCATGCTGCGTGACCGCGGCATCGGCGTGGACATGGTGGAGATGAACCGGGCGTGGAATGCCTACGGGGTGGGCATCATCCAGCAGGGCAACGTGGTGCGGGCGATGGCGCAGGCGGGGCTGCTCGACCGCTACCTGAGCGCGGGCTTCCCCTTCGAGGACGTGGAGTTCTACAGCCCCGACGGGGTGAGGCGGGCCCGCATTCCCGGCGAGCGGCTGGCCGGGGCCGAGTACCCCGCCAACATGGGCGTGCGCCGCTCGACCCTGCACGAGACGCTGAAGGAGGCCGCGCTGGAAAAGGGGACGGACGTGCGGCTGGGCGTGACCGTAGAGGACTTCGACCAGCACGAGGGGCATGTGGACGTGACCTTCACCGACGGCGAGGCGGGGCGCTACGACCTCGTGGTCGGCGCGGACGGGGCGTACTCGAAGGTCCGGACGCTGCTGTTCGGGGACCGCTACCGCCCGCAGTTCGTCGGCCAGTCGGTGTGGCGGCACAACTTTCCGCGCAGGCCGGAGGACGACGCCCTCCAGACCTACCGGGACACCCAGGGGAACTCGGCGGGCGTCGTGCCGCTCTCGCAAGACCTCGTGTACCTGTACGTGACCACCAAGGAGCCGGGGAACCCCTTTCACCCGAAGGAGGAGCTGGCGAAATTGATGCGCGACCGCCTCGGGCAGTTCGTCGGGCGCGTCGCCGAGTTGCGGGAACAGATCACGGACCCGGCAGAGGTGGTCTACCGCCCGATGGAGGTGACCTTTATCGAGGAGGACTGGTTCAGGGGCCGGGTGCTCCTCATCGGGGACGCCGCGCACACCACCACGCCGCACATGGGTCAGGGGGCGGGGATGGCGATTGAGGACGCCGTGGTGCTGAGTACCCTGCTGGAAAAGGATCAGCCCCTGGGGCAGACGCTGCGGGAGTTCATGGACCGCCGCTTTGCCCGCGCCAAGTACATTCAGGACCAGTCGCTGATGATCTGCCGCGCCGAGATGGAGAACGACCACACCCTGAACCACCCCAAGGTGATCGGGGAGATGCTGCACTACACCGCTCAGCCCATATGAGCAACCCCCTCAGGGGCTGGCAGGTCCGGCGGGGGGACATCGGCTTTCTCGGGCGCGACCTGCAAAGGCCCGAGTGCATCCTGGCGGAAAAGGACGGCACGGTCTGGACGGCAGATGGGCGGGGCGACGTGATGCGGCTGGGCAGCGGTGGAGAGCAGCGGCTCATCCTGCCCCAGTCCGCGGGCGTGACCTCCCAGGACTTCGAGACGCGCTACGTGCAGGCCCGGGGCTCCCTGCCGAACGGGCTGGCCTTCACGCCGGAGGGCGACTTTATCGTCGCCAACTGGGGCACGGACGTCATCGAGATCATGTCGCGCTCGGGAGAGGTGCGGACGGTCTGCGCGGAGATCGGCGGGCAGCCGCTCGGCAAGGCGAACTTCCCGCTGCGGGACTCGAAAGGACGTATCTGGTTCAGCGTGACCACCCGCGAGCAGCCGTGGACGAACCAGCTCAACTCCCGGGCGAACGACGGCTACGTGGCGCTGATCGACGAGCGCGGCGCCCGCATCGTGGCGGACGGCTTTTGCGGCACGAACGAGATTCGCCTGGGCGCGGACGAGGAGTGGCTGTACGTGGTGGAGAGCACCGGGCGGCGCATCTCGCGTCTGCGGGTTCAGCCCGACGGGTCGCTGACGGGCCGGGAGGTCTACGGGCCCGACGATCTGGGCGGCCACCCGGACGGCTTCGCCTTCGACGCGCACGGCAACCTCTGGATCACGCTGATCTTCGCCGACCGGCTGGTGGCCCTCACTCCCGAAGGAGAGCTGCTGACCCTGCTGGACGACGGCGACGCGGCGGCGAACGCGGCCTACGAGCGGGCGTTCGCGGCCCGCCAGGTCACCCCCGAGGTGATGGCGGCCAACCACGGCACCCTCTGCCCCTGGATGGCGAGCCTGACCTTCGGCGGGCCGGACCTGCGCACCGTGTACCTCGGCAGCCTGCGGGGCACCACGGTCCCCTTCTTCCGCAGCCCGGTCCCCGGCGCCCCGATGATCCACTGGGGGGACCGTGCCTGACCTCTTCAGCCTGCGGGGCCAGGTCGCCCTGATCACCGGCGGTTCGAGCGGCATCGGCCGGGCCACCGCGCGGGCGATGGGGGAAGCGGGCGCGGCGGTCGTCGTGTCCTCCGAGGACGAGGCGGCCTGCCGGGAGACGGCGCGGGACCTTCAGGGCCAGGGCATCGAGGCCCAAGCGATGCCCTGCGACGTGCGGAACCGGGCTGGTCTGGCCGAACTGGTGGCCGGGACCGTCCGTCACTTCGGGGGGCTCGACGCCGTGGTGCACGCCGCAGGGGTCGCGCCGCACGCCGGGCCGATGGGGGAAGCCACCGAGGACGAGTGGGCGCTGACCATGCGGGTCAACCTGGAAGCGGCGTGGCACCTCTCCACGCTGGTCCGGGGCCCCCTGTTCGCCCGGGGGAGCGGCAGCGTCACCTTCGTCTCCAGCATCGCGGGGGTGCGCGGCAACCGCTCGCTGAGCGTGTACGGCGTGTCCAAGGCGGGAGTCACGCAACTCGCGCGCAACCTCGCCGTCGAGTGGGGCCCGCAGCACATCCGCGTCAACAGCGTCTCGCCGGGGCTGATTCGCACGGCCTTCGCCCGCCCGATGCTGGAGCGCCCGGAGGTGATGGAACGGCGCCTGGCCCTGACCCCTTTGCGGCGGGGAGGGGAAGTCCACGAGGTGGCGGGCGTCGTGGTCATGCTGGCCTCCCGGGCAGGGGCCTTCATCACCGGGCAAAACCTCATCGTGGACGGCGGCACGACGGTCGGGGACGGGAACCCATGACGCGGTACCTCATCACAGGAGCCGCCGGGTTCGTCGGCCGGAACCTCGGGCACGCCCTGCTGGCCCGGATGAGCCCGGAGGATAGGCTGACCCTGCTCGACCGCGAGGTCCCGTCCCCACCCCCAGGGGCGCGGGTGATCGAGGGCGACCTGAGTGAGGCCGCCGGGCTGGAGGCCGCCCTGGCGGCGAGGCCGGAGGTGGTCTTTCACCTCGCCAGCGTGCCGGGGGCCCTCGCCGAGCGGGAGTACGCGCTGGGGCGGCGGGTGAACGTGGACGCCACGCTGGACCTGTTTCAGGGGCTGGCAGACGCCCCGCGGCCCCCCACGGTGGTGTACGCCAGCAGCGTCGCCGTGTACGGGGCCCTCGGAACGTCGCCCGTGGACGGCCGGACTCCCCTGCGCCCGCAGCTCAGCTACGGCACCCACAAGCGCATGATGGAACTCGCGCTGGAGGACCTCTCCCGGCGGGGTGAGCTGGTCGGGGTGGCCCTGCGTCTCCCGGGACTCGTGGCCCGCCCGGGAGAGGGTTCCGGGTTCGGCTCGGCGTTCATGGGTGACCTGATCCGCTCCCTCTCGGCCGGGGCGCCGTCCATCTGCCCGGTGTCGCCGGACGCCACCGCGTGGTGGATGTCGGCCTCCTGCGCGGCGTGGAATCTCCTGCACGCCGCCTCCCTGGGAACGTCCGGCACGTTCACGCTGCCCGCCCTGCATCTGTCCGTGGCGCAGGTCGTCTCGGCCCTCTGCGACCTGTTCGGGGAGGACCGCCGGGCTCTGGTAAGGTACGAGCCGCTGGAGTCCACCGAGGCCGTCTTCGGGCGCTTCCCCCCCTTGCAGACTCCAGAAGCGCAGGCGCTGGGCTTTCGGCACGACGGCAGCGCGGCGCAGCTCGTCCAGGCGGCGTTGGCGGCGCGCTGACCATGCAGCGTGACGGGAAGTGCGAGGTCGCCCACCCTGCGGCATTCGACACTCCGGGTGCGGTGGAAGGAGTCGGGATGCCCGTCGGCCGGTGCGGCGCAAGAAAGCTCACGGGCCGGATGGAGATCGAGACGGGACACCCGGGGCTTCTCCGAAACAGGCCGGCCTTCACCCAGAGGGGGGGGGCGTGTAAAAAACTTGTGAGCGTCGTGAGGGGAGACTCCCTAGGATCAGTGAGGGCGCCCCTCGCTTTTTCAAAGGAGCCGAATGAACAAGCTTTCCCTGGTCCTTGCCGCCACCGCCACCGCCTCCGTCTTCGCCACCTCTGCCGCCGCCCAGACCTCGCAGGTCAGCGGGTACACCACCCTGATCGCCATCGGCCAGGCCCGGGGCATCCAGCCGCCCCTGACCGTCGCCCGGTTGCAGAAGGTGCAGCCGAACACCGCCGCCGCCCGATTGATCGGCGAGAAGCTGCGGATTTCGCCCGCCGCCCTCGCGGGCCTGCTGCGGTACGGCAACACCCTCGCCCCCACCACGCTCGTCACCCAGGCCGTGCTGGAATCGGCGACGGGCAAGACCCTCTTCGAGAGCGCCGTCGCCGGTCTGATCAAGCAAAACCCCAGCCTCGCCGTCAACAACCAGCAGAGCCTCAA from Deinococcus aestuarii carries:
- a CDS encoding SMP-30/gluconolactonase/LRE family protein, which produces MSNPLRGWQVRRGDIGFLGRDLQRPECILAEKDGTVWTADGRGDVMRLGSGGEQRLILPQSAGVTSQDFETRYVQARGSLPNGLAFTPEGDFIVANWGTDVIEIMSRSGEVRTVCAEIGGQPLGKANFPLRDSKGRIWFSVTTREQPWTNQLNSRANDGYVALIDERGARIVADGFCGTNEIRLGADEEWLYVVESTGRRISRLRVQPDGSLTGREVYGPDDLGGHPDGFAFDAHGNLWITLIFADRLVALTPEGELLTLLDDGDAAANAAYERAFAARQVTPEVMAANHGTLCPWMASLTFGGPDLRTVYLGSLRGTTVPFFRSPVPGAPMIHWGDRA
- a CDS encoding SDR family NAD(P)-dependent oxidoreductase, producing MPDLFSLRGQVALITGGSSGIGRATARAMGEAGAAVVVSSEDEAACRETARDLQGQGIEAQAMPCDVRNRAGLAELVAGTVRHFGGLDAVVHAAGVAPHAGPMGEATEDEWALTMRVNLEAAWHLSTLVRGPLFARGSGSVTFVSSIAGVRGNRSLSVYGVSKAGVTQLARNLAVEWGPQHIRVNSVSPGLIRTAFARPMLERPEVMERRLALTPLRRGGEVHEVAGVVVMLASRAGAFITGQNLIVDGGTTVGDGNP
- a CDS encoding NAD-dependent epimerase/dehydratase family protein; the encoded protein is MTRYLITGAAGFVGRNLGHALLARMSPEDRLTLLDREVPSPPPGARVIEGDLSEAAGLEAALAARPEVVFHLASVPGALAEREYALGRRVNVDATLDLFQGLADAPRPPTVVYASSVAVYGALGTSPVDGRTPLRPQLSYGTHKRMMELALEDLSRRGELVGVALRLPGLVARPGEGSGFGSAFMGDLIRSLSAGAPSICPVSPDATAWWMSASCAAWNLLHAASLGTSGTFTLPALHLSVAQVVSALCDLFGEDRRALVRYEPLESTEAVFGRFPPLQTPEAQALGFRHDGSAAQLVQAALAAR